AATCACCTGACGTTTGTTTTTCCCATCTGGTGGGGCGGTATTCCGGCATTGATGAAGGGTTTTATCGAGCGGATTTTCCTGTCCGGTTTCGCCTTCAAATACCGCAAGGGTAAGGCCTTCCCCGACAAACTCCTGAAGGGCCGAACCGCGCATTTGCTGGTGACCCTGGACACGCCGCCGTGGTATTACAGGTGGTTCTACCGCATGCCCGCGCTGCATCAGATGCGCAAGACGACGCTGGCGTTTTGTGGCATCCAGCCGATCAAGACGTTGCAGTTCGGACCGGTACTGGGCTCCACGCCACAGCAACGGGACCGATGGCTGCAACAGGCCGGCGCACTCTTTGGGAAAAGGACTTTTCATGTACATCGGCAAAGCCGCGCAGTTGTCGGGCACCACGATCAAGGCGATTCGTCACTATGAGGCGATTGGCCTGTTGCCGCCGCCACAACGGGAAGGTAAATATCGCATTTATTCCCCACAGAACGTCGAGCTGCTGAGTTTTATCAAATGCGCTCAACAGCTAGGGTTCAAGCTCAAGGAGTTGCAGGTGATTCTGCGAGGTTACCAAGGTGATGAGCTGCCCTGGCAGCGGGCGAATCGGGCCATTGAAGAGAAGAAACAACAGCTGGTCAATCAAATCGAGGCCCTGCAACGCGTGCATGCAGGCCTGGTTGAGTTTGAAGCAAGTCGCGAGGGTGTATCAGATTTTTGCCTGCCGGCTGATGGCGGCCCGCCGTAAGGCAGGCCGCCGGGATCAGGGGCGCGATGCCTTAACGCACCACCGTAAACTCCGCTTCGATCACCTCTCCCATTTCGCGCCATGCGTGAAACCGCTGACGCTGCTCTTTACGTTGAGCCACGTCGCGCTTCACGCCCTCTACCGTTGCTGTCAGTTCGACAAAGTCTGCAAAGAAGGTTTCGGTAAATTTCGGGCTGTTGATCAGCGCCAGTAATTCACTGCGCTGGGTCTCGAAGTTTTTCACCATCTGCTCGAGTGCTTCGCGAAAGGCCCGTTCGCGCTTGGCTTGCTCCCAGGTGTCCCAGGCTTCCATGGCCAGGCCGAACACCGCCAGTGCGCCATTGAGGCCCTTGGCAAGGTTGACGGCGCCCCACGGTTTGAATTTGAGCATTTTGCCCAAATCCAGGCCGACGATTTTGGCGGCACTGACCAGGCCATCCCGGGTGGCGAGAATGGTGCCATTATTGATCAGGTTACTTTTGAGTACGTAGTCCAGGCCTTGCTTGCCGAAGACTTTTACCGCGCTGTTGAAGTGATTGACCTCGGCGTCAAAGCCCACTTTCATCTTGCTGACTTCAAGGGTGACAGCCCTGAGCTGGCGCTCAAATTCGTTTTGCAGACGAGTGGTCACCATGACGCCTTCGCTGCCGACTTCACGCTCGAAAAAGTCAGAGAAGGTTTCCTGGCTGAGGCCCTTGGCTTGCAGGATCAGGTCGGCGAAGTACTCCCCCACAAACTGACGCAGGTTGCCACGCACGTCTCCAATTTGCGCGTCGGTAGAGGTCAATTGTTTTTCCAGGCGCAGGCTCATGGTGGTCAGCTTATCCACCTCCTCACCGATCTTTTCATCGTTCTGTACCGCGATGGGCAGTTGCTTGTCGAGTACGTCGCGGATGACGCTGTTCTTGGTCTCTTCCACGATTGCGACCGCACCGCCGTTGTCCTTTATCTTGCGCAACGTCGCTTCTTGCAATGTGCCGATGTGGGAAAGAACCTTGAACTCGTCCAGGTTGCCCAGCCAGTACTCGGTGCCTCGGTCAAACGGGTTGGCGGCCACGGCAATGACTGCCAGGGCATCGGCCTCGCTTGGCGTGAGGCTGATCAAGTCGCGCAGGCGCTCGGTGACATTGCGCTGCTTGATCTTGAGGTGGTCCTGATACTCCGGCTCGTCTTCCACATCCACCACTTCATCGAAGCGGCTGAGTACAAACACGGTACGTGGCAACAGGTTCAAGGTTCGGAACAGCCA
This genomic window from Pseudomonas sp. Bout1 contains:
- a CDS encoding NAD(P)H-dependent oxidoreductase, whose protein sequence is MSQRILVILGHPSSTSFCCALTDTYITRANTAGHEVRVLRLGDLTFDPILHNGYSQAQPLEPDLLNAQSDILWANHLTFVFPIWWGGIPALMKGFIERIFLSGFAFKYRKGKAFPDKLLKGRTAHLLVTLDTPPWYYRWFYRMPALHQMRKTTLAFCGIQPIKTLQFGPVLGSTPQQRDRWLQQAGALFGKRTFHVHRQSRAVVGHHDQGDSSL
- a CDS encoding MerR family transcriptional regulator, translating into MYIGKAAQLSGTTIKAIRHYEAIGLLPPPQREGKYRIYSPQNVELLSFIKCAQQLGFKLKELQVILRGYQGDELPWQRANRAIEEKKQQLVNQIEALQRVHAGLVEFEASREGVSDFCLPADGGPP
- a CDS encoding LeoA/HP0731 family dynamin-like GTPase, with protein sequence MEKTLGAFKAQQTRALAILEKLQAFLQQGESVGVQIDQNLKAKLQTAIEGVAGDKLKIALVGGFSEGKTSIAAAWMEKLDKSSMNISHQESSNEVKVYDVSSEFVLIDTPGLFGFKEQFNAETDAIEKYKDITKKYVSEAHLVLYVMNSTNPIKESHKDDLTWLFRTLNLLPRTVFVLSRFDEVVDVEDEPEYQDHLKIKQRNVTERLRDLISLTPSEADALAVIAVAANPFDRGTEYWLGNLDEFKVLSHIGTLQEATLRKIKDNGGAVAIVEETKNSVIRDVLDKQLPIAVQNDEKIGEEVDKLTTMSLRLEKQLTSTDAQIGDVRGNLRQFVGEYFADLILQAKGLSQETFSDFFEREVGSEGVMVTTRLQNEFERQLRAVTLEVSKMKVGFDAEVNHFNSAVKVFGKQGLDYVLKSNLINNGTILATRDGLVSAAKIVGLDLGKMLKFKPWGAVNLAKGLNGALAVFGLAMEAWDTWEQAKRERAFREALEQMVKNFETQRSELLALINSPKFTETFFADFVELTATVEGVKRDVAQRKEQRQRFHAWREMGEVIEAEFTVVR